taaattaaagaaaatggtaGCCTGACAGTGACAGcgaaaccaataaaaaaatcaatttaaaaaagggCTACATTTAGGTACAAGAAAACATCATTAATTTGTATGCCTGTCCAGATTAATCGATGAATTTTAGAACGGTTTAATGCGAGCCGGACAAATTCAACGAACCGGGCAGGTACAGACCCCTACGATTCGCTCATATCTGTCCGAAATAATTATTCCGAAGTACCTTTCAATCTAATCCCAAACGTTTTCTTTCATTAATAATTCCAAACTTCGAAATCAGAGAAAAAGTCTATTATCCATGATAAATGATCCATCATCCCCTTGTTTCCAATGTCAGTGACTGGCCATCTGTCTTATTCATTTGATTCATGTCTATCTGAAACTGGATGCGGCTCCCACGCCGCTGAGTATTCCGTTGTGCGTACCGttcattgttttattttaatttattttttaattttttaatcactttttcaattaaaaatatatattaatatatttaaaattatttttttaatcactaaataaataataaaaaaaaaaatatccaacaCTATACTGCAGCGGTAAACCCGGCGGCACAGCAGCATTTTCCAAGTTCCATCCTGAAAATAAGTTAGGATAGTATTTTCTGACCCACATACCAAAAGATTGGACCCACTGAGAGAGATAGAAGAGAGAATCCAAGGTGTTTTCAGCCTTTCATGATCCGCCTCTTTTACGGGGAGCGGTAGTCTGTAGAGCAATTCTACGTCTTGTTACACTAGCGTCTGGTTCTGGTTCTAGAGGGGTAAGAGTTCCCAAGAAggtgaagaggaagaaggaaaTGGACGGTCCAGGCCAAGAGCAGCATACCAAGTCTAGGGTTGTGAAGGTTGACTCTTTGGAGTCGTGGGAATTCTATGTTGCCCAAGCCACCAATAAAGGGTGCCCTGTAAGTTTTCTCAAACACTGTATTTTGCCTCGACAAACACCCTCTTCTCCTCTACCTGTCTTTCtgaaaaacacacacacacacacacacacacacgcacacaatCCATGCGAGTCTTGAAAATAATCCCTTCAAATCATCATAAACACCCCCTCCTTCTCTGGCGGTTTACGTAGATTATGAAAAAGTACCCCTTTTTTAGCGTTTATTTTCACTTAGATGATCTCGAATAAAATTCGGGTtattaaatttgttttatttggggTGTATTTTAGATTGTTGTACATTTCACTGCTGCATGGTGCATGCCTTCAGTGGCTATGAACCCCTTTTTTGAGGAAGTGGCTTCAAGCTATCCTGATGTTCTGTTTCTCACAGTTGATGTTGATGAGGTCAAGGTAACTCGTCTAATCTTTTTAAACGATTAATGCTTAATTTGTCAATTCTGTTTCTTGTATAAGCACAAAATAAATGGCTTTTCCGAgtgaaaatcaaaatcatcattggcataatatatatatatatatatatatatatatatatatatatatatatatatataaaaccacCTATTGAAGGAAGAATGTTATGTTTTCAATGGAGTGTGTTAACATACTCTTCTCACCATGTGGTTTATGTACAATTTGAGCTGGCTTTTTCCAGGTTTTTATGGTTCTTGCTTGAACCATTAGAATAATGCCCGATTTCACTTCATATAGGTATGATTCGACTTGTTTATTTGTTAGATTGACAAGGATAAAGGATTAGTACGTAAACAATAGCTGCAGCTAAGCCTGATTAGCGCAGATATCCATTCTTTAGCAGCATGAGTCGGTGAATGGAATATTTTCAATGACGATTGATCCACCGTTGAAATATCCTGCCAGTCATTATCTTTCTAGTAATAATCATGATCCGAGTAATCATTGTTGGCTATAGGCCCtccaagagtttttttttttttttttttttttttttttttttttttcttttttttaattttatttgagctAAGGAGTATGAATCTTTGATGTCTTGTTTTCAGATCATCTGATTTTGGGACAACTTTATATTCTAGTTACTCTTTTTTCTCCAAGGAACCAGAACTTATTTCTTATGTATACTTCTGGTGTACCTGGCTTATGTCTatctttttatcaataaaatttcttattatctattaaaaaaacTGTTTAAGCGGACTTGAAATATGTGTGCATATCTACGCATGCTTCATCTGAGCAACTTCTCATTCTGCAGTAAACTCCTGTCTTTTGGATTAGTGAGTTACAGCGCTTTGCTGTTGCGATATTATCTCCAATGTAAATCTTGGTGCTTTGGGATCTGTCGTTGATTACATTATTCTGCTTTGCTTCGAAAATAATTTTCCTGGAGTTTGCATACTTTGACCAGGTTGTGTTTCATTCCTTTTAGAGAACTTCATAGCATGTTGAGAAGCATGCCAGCTTAAATTTCAGCCTAACATAGTTAAACATTTGGGTCTGTCATTGCTGTTTTACGTGCATACTTGGAGTGATTTCGTGCTAGCTGATGCCTTTATAGAGACGATATGCTTTTATTAAAGGGAGAACAACTTGCACTCCTAGGGTACTTCCAGCTTGAATTCTAAATAAAGAACACAGTTCGTACATGGCTGGTATCATTTGATGCAGAGCTTGAGATCTCAGCCATAAAATTCTTCGAATTGATGTTTGGTGATTTTCTTTGTTGATGGAGATTTTATATAAGATGTTCTTGCATTGCAATTGGTTAGGAGGTGGCGACTAAATTGCAGATAAAGGCGATGCCCACATTTTGGCTAATGAGGGATGGTGCTCCACTCGACAAACTTGTTGGTGCCAATCCAGAGGAGGTAAGGAAAAGGATAGATAGTCTTGTGCAGTCCTTTCGTGTTGATGTTGCATAGTTCCAACATAAGTATGATATTGTACATTTGTAAATGTTAATTGTGTGACTTTTGTGGTCCAACATTCAAACAGATGATAAGTGAGCTTGTGTGCTTTGTGTGATGGGTGTGACTTCAATCTCATAAGTACTTTTGCGTTTGCTATATGGGTTAAATTGCTGCCTTTCTTTTTCATACAGCCGGCCATGTTTCCACTCCGGATGTTGGTATGGTGCTTGAATTAAGTGGTACCTATGCCTAAAAATAGGAAACTTTagtagaaaatgagagaaaaagttaccTGCTCCTGTACTCATGCTTTTTAACTTTCAagcaaaaaaaaatccacactAAAAATAGCTGTTAGAGTGGACAGCTTTAAATCAAGAACATAAAACAAATTTGCCTGTTAGTTTGGTTTTTCTACAAATCGAAAGCAATAACCACATTCATTGCGATTCATTGCAATTAGATATTCCTTTTGAAGCCCAAGCCAACAAATATTTGACATTTTTTGTTCTCAATAAATAGACTAATGAACGCTCCAGCTCAAAAGAAACGAGGTCTTAAATCTGTCTTTTGGCATTATTTCGGGTAGTCTTCGAAGGATGTGAGCAGCAAAAGGCCTAGCATCGTTGACGTTGTGCACTGTGTCTGGTGGAGATGGCGGCTGACCAACAAATCTCCCTGTTCTTGCGCTTCCCCACCACCTTTTCCCATTCACTAGCCGGTGTCCCAATCAACCAAAAACACTATTTCTATTACCACAGTTAAGGATGATATATTGGGTGATGCTGTGCGGATGGTCATGGTGTCTCAATTACTAGGTGAAGCCACGAAGTTGGAGTTAATGGAGAATCTGCAGGATAAGTTTCATGAATTGAAAGGGGCGTTTGGGTCTTGATGTTCCGGTTCTTTCTGCTCCggatttttctttctccctATAGAAAGACGACGCAAATGCACTTTTGGTTTTGAATTACTCTGTATAATAGTGCTGCGAAGAATATTCAAGGAAAATAGGCAAGCGCATTTTTTTGGGTCATGTCCAGTGGAGTTTTGTTTGTATAGGAAGAACAGAAAATTGTAAGCAGCCTGGATGAGTACTCAAAGAAGCTTTTACATGCAGTCCAAGCTTCTCTTTCTCTGCCACCAAAGTGGCGTAAGGAACGAAGAAGCCATAGTTCATTTTTATGTTTCTATTTCTATGGAGGGTACGTTGCAATTGCAAGACTGTATTCGCTGGATTATAAATGTTGTTTAAGAATTTGAAACTTCCATCGATTCTGATTTATTGGAACAGTTGGTAGTTTTTGTTAACCAGTTTTGGAAATCTAGCTCCCGCTTCTGAGCTGTCAAGCATGTCTCGTTAATTGTTCTAGAACGTCGACAATGCAGTTTCAGATGTGAGAGCTATTCTGCCTCAAATGTCAAATGAGTGCCAGAAAATGACACAGCAGTCCCTATTTCACACAGCAAGTTGTTTTGTTAGGACTTATCCATCTTCAAATGAAACCTACAATTCTTATTTACTACCTTAAACAGGAGGACTTATTAAGAAACCTACTGATAAAAGTTATTCTTTAACAGGGTAATTTGAATCCCATGTATTTCCCAGAAACATAGGTCCTCCAAACATCAAGTGCTCCAAAGGTAGTCATCAGAACAGTACTCAAAACCATTACAATACTAACTGAGAACACGACCAGAGATGCCCTCCCATATCGACGAATCGCTCTCTTCACCCCCACCAATCCGACAAGTGAAGCAGCAAAACAGATGATGGCGAAGATGAGGGCAGTGTGCATGTGCTCCATGCCCATCAAAACGTACAGGAATACCGACATGGTGGATGAGAAGAAAACCATGAACGAACAAGTCGCTGCTGTTACCTGCACCAAGATGATGTCAAAGTAAAAAATAAGCAGTACTGGAAGTTTAAAATGATCGTAGTCTGGATGGGGGGATCAGAAGCTACCTCAGGTACTATCCCAACTtgaagaagaagtgggcttATGAGCATTCCACCTCCAATGCCAAAGAAACCTCCCAAAACCCCTGCTAAAAATGCCATTCGTGGGAAGACAAGTTTGCTTGAAGGTCCGTCTCTAAACTGTAGGTCTTCTTCGTCCTTAACGAATGAGTAAATGCTTATGCTAAGTGaagtattaaaaattttaatctaaatcactaaaaatagtattcactcattttatttttatagcacCTCGTGGTTTGGAGAAGTCTGATGTTTAAGTACAGTCTCCTCTTTGCATAGGATCCAGGAGGTGAAAACCATTGCCAAAGGAATTTGGAATGATGAGATAATCCAGTAACCCAATCCACAAGGTTCTACTTGGATTATTAGACCCTGCACATTAAAACGACATATATGCTGAAAAAATAAGTCgagagagaaaattaaaagCTAGGCAGCAGTCTTGACTCCAGATATTTCTATTTCAAAAGGTTCTCTATGgaccatttttttaatttattttttattttttacagatGCACTTaactacaaataaaataaaaaagaaatgtcaaagaagcaaaataaaataacgttaaaagatCCCCACAAACCTGCTCGATGATACTTTGATTTAATTCCTTATGGCTGGTCATGTTCGTTCCAGTACGTACGGGACCACGAATCCCTTGGAATTATTCCCAAATTACATGTTTGCAGATCCATTGCTATGATTCCAtctctagatatatatatatatatatatattctatatttatGTAACGAAAGCTGTATGTCACTTTAGCAACGTAATATACCATTTTTATCACAGTAGTACTGGATGATTTTGCAGTGATGAACCAAATGAAGTAACAATATATGTCAGTAAGGTAGCAAATGAGTAGCATGGTTTTATGTCGTAATTAATGGACATTCAAGTAATTAGGtccttatataattaattagggATGTTTAGAAATGGAACGGCTTTAATCACACAGTACGTACAAAGTAAttcaagaaaccaaaaaagaaatgcATGAAGTtcatttgttgatgattatcATAGAGAAGATCATCAATGGTTAGAGATGGACCGTCGTACGTACCTGTCCATGCCGATTGCCACGAAGAAGATAGAGAACAGAGAAGGAAAGCCAGACCAGAACTAAGACCCCCATTTTCATCCATGGAAACCTCAAATTGCAACCTGATCCTTTCACACCCAAAGCAGTTTTGATCCCTTCACTTTCATCACCACATGATGAATTCTCATTAGTCAACCCATTTTCCAAATTTCCACCCCCATTTCTCCTCAacagctcttcagattccattCTCCAATAAAACACACCATTTTGACAAGTCTTAGAGGTAGACCAAGCAAGAAAAGTAGCAAAGAGAATGGTAATGAGCCATTCTGGGAACACAAGGTTGCAAATCACCCCTATGCTCACTCCTAATAACATACATGGCTCTGATAAAAGTGCTATATCAAAGTCGATCAATGTCTTGCCACCAAACTTGGGACTGAAGTTGCACAAATTGCACATAACATTTGCAGCTGAACCACCAGTGACCATGAAAGCTGAGAGACTCGAGGCTGTCTTGAGGTCTACGCCTGCAACTATAGTCAGTATGGGTATGAAAAGCCCACCACCTCCAATCCCTCCTGCACTCGATATAGAAGCAGCTATGAAACAAAGAACTCCTGCCAAAACAACTGGGGTTTCTAATCCTATAAGCTGGTTTAGTTGGGACTCTATCTGGTGATTCCTCCATTGGTAAAGTTTTTCTAGTACTCGGTCACTTCTGAGAGGAACGGAAATGGATTTTGTTGGTTTTCCATGGGAATGGCCGAATGGGATGAGAAGGATAAGGGGAAGAATAAAGCATGCAAGACTTTGGTAATTTTTCATTTGGTTAGGGATTCTTGGTAGTGTTGTCTCCAGATGAACGGTATCCGTGTCTTATATAAGAACGTGGAGGAAGTGTTGCATGACATTTGTGAGGACATCGACAGAAATAAGATCAAGTCGACAGACCGAAAATGGCTATGATGTTTCAAGTATGGTAATGTCATTTCTGTTGGGTTTTTGCTCATTTGTTTTAGTCCCACGTTGGTTGGGAATGAAAGAGGAGTAAAGGTCCAAAGCCTGGGTTTAGCCTCTTTGTAAAGTGTACTAATCAAATGCTTTGttagtaaatttttattctaattaaatttctctgttatccatttttataaaatggtaAGAGGTatgagttaaagttttgttagtAGGAAAAACTTTGTAGATGTGTTTGGGGTGATtagagaaattatgtgattgtaacaattttttatatagtaaattttcttctttgggtCTGATtatttttctcctgttttgagagttttttatgtaaaatcttGTATTGTTATCATTTATCTATTTTCTTGATATTCTTGCAAAAGGTAGATCCTATAGAGTGAATTTAAAAAGTCTAAATTTCCAACAATTTCAAGGGGTCATTAATTAGCTGAATGCACCATCTCtggttaataaaaatattaatattaaagaCAAAAATCTATCTCTACAGTTACGTTTAGATATTGAGgtgattttaaatgatttatgaatattaataaagaagttaaaaaaaaatagtaataaaaaataatgaaaaaaaaatagtaataaaaaataataaatagtttgtaaataataatgaagtatTAACCATACATATATACCCAAATCTGATTTTTATAACACCAACACGCCATGTAAAAGAGATCCCACGGTAATAAACattattgatttttaatttcttttttataattataagggGTCTACCAATAAATGTGCTGACATATCAACCTTACGAGTAATAAACTCAACGTTACAATACCTTGCCACGGACGGCACGGAGACACAtctttctaaaaaattatttgaaaaattggttTAATTGAAAGttagttattttttgtttttattgttataaGTATTTATTCCagtgatataaatatatgtatagaaaatgataatatgactGTTAAATATGACTATTAAATATGTCAACTCATATATTATTACACACCATAGATGATCAAACTGCAGGCCGTTCCTCTTCAAAAGAGCCTACAAGTCGTTTAAGCTTAGAACCTGAAAAGGGATAAATTGTATTCTTTTCCAGTTTTTGCTTATTTCCattattttgattctttgtAAATACTTATTATTCTTTTGCTTAGCCAGCTGCTATTTTTAGTATAGAAACGGTTAGTTTGTTACAGAAATGTGTATATGTAGGACAGATTGTACAGTGCTCATTACACAGAATATTGAGAAAGCATCTTCCCTCATCCTTCGTGTACCTGCTCTCTGTTTTTCcagcttcttcttttcttctctttgattCCTTACATGGCATCAGAGCCCTGAGAGCAACAATCATGGAGGTTTTTGAAGGATCCGATAGCTCATCAAACAGTCCCAACCATTCCTCTACTCGTTCAGACAAACCTTCAAACAGCCCTCGTGCCACATACATGGCCAAATACTCAAACCTCGCCGATCCCAGCAACCCCTTTCGCCTGGATACTGGCGACAACCCTGCACATATTTTGGTCACTGACCTACTCACAAGTGAGAACTATACTACTTGGTCCCGAGCAATGAGACGAGCCCTCCGTGCCAAAAATAAGTTGGGCTTCATCACCGGCTCAATCCCTCAACCCACTGACCCAGACGACCCCCTCTTCGATCTCTGGGAACGCTGCAACGATACCGTTGTTTCATGGCTTCACAACTCCATCAGCTCCTCCATTCGGTCTAGCGTTGCCTTCATCGACGATGCCCACGCCATTTGGCTTGATCTACACGATCGGTTCTCCCATCAGAATGCACCCCGCATTTATCAGCTCAAAAAGGCACTTGCTGGCCTCCTTCAAGACTCTGACACTGTAAGTGTGTATTACGGCAACCTTAAAACTCTTTGGGATGAATTGCTCATTTATGATCCTATACCTGTTTGTGCTTGTGGCTCAATGAAAACACTCTCAGATCGTTACCAACGTGATTGTGTGTTTCAATTTTTGATGGGTTTAAATCCCACCTATTCATCTGTCCGAGACCAAATAATGCTTTCAGATCCTCTCCCCCCCATCACAAAAGTTTTTTCCCTCATCCAACAGCAAGAACGCCACCACCAGTTACTTCCCAACTCAAACCCGTCTGACTCAATGGCTTTTGCCATTCGAAAACCTTTTCAATATTCTACCAAAATTTCACCCCAACCCAAATTCAAGAAAGAAAGAGCATACTGCTCTCATTGCAAAATCACAGGACACTCCCTTGAAAACTGTTTTAAAGCTGGTAATGCTGAAGCACCCATCTGTTCTCATTGTCATATGACTGGACACACCATGGAGAAATGTTACAAGCTCCATGGCTATCCCCCTGGACACAAGCTTTTTAATAAATCTCAAGGATCTAATGCTCTTGCTGCTCAAATTGCTCCTGACCTCGAGGACAACAGTGATGATCGGGTTGGCCTTACTAAGTCTCAGTATCAGCAGTTAATGGCTTTACTCCAACCAAGGGAGTCCTCCAACACTGTTCAGCCCTCTGCTAACCAGATTCAATCCAACATTCCTTCCACTTCGACTGCTCACATATCTGGTATCCCTCTTTGTTTATCCACATCCACACATAATTCCTtgttttctgaaaatatttcttgGATAATTGATACTGGTGCCACTGACCATATGGTCTGTTGCACCACCTTTTTCACTACCATTACTGCCCATGTATCTCACTCTGTTAAATTACCAAATGACACCAATGTCCCTGTCACACACACTGGCACAGTCCACTTAACACCCTCCATTTGTCTCACCGAAGTCTTATGTGTtccatcttttaattttaacttaatttCAGCTAAAAAGTTAGCTGCCAATCTCACTTGCTGTCTAGTGTTTTTCTCTGACTTTTGTCTAATTCAGGACCTTTTATCTTGGACAACGATTGGGAAGGGTGAAGTGAAGAATGGCCTATATCACCTGCTTAACATTGCTGTCCCTCCCTCTACATTGGTCACCacactttcaaatttttcacCTGTCAAGAACTCGGCTACAGCTTCTGTTTTACATGCTGAAAATGTTACTGACCTATGGCATTGTCGCCTAGGTCACCTTTCCTTTCCTGTTTTAAATCTAATTTCAGATCCCATTGTAAAGCAAAGCATTTCTACTTCTAATACAAAGCCTTGTTACATCTGTCCATTGGCCAAATTTCATAGACTTCCTTTCCCTCATAGCACACATAAAACATCAAGACCCTTTGAAATTGTGCACTGTGATCTCTGGGGACCTTGTTCAGTCCCTGCCTATGATGgttcaaagtattttctcacattAGTTGATGACTTTTCTAGAAGTACATGGCTATATCTTCTCCATAATAAAGCAGAAACCAGAAATAACATTGAGTCTTTTGCCCATATGGTTGAAactcaatttaacctcaaaatCCAAATTTTAAGAAGTGATAATGGTGGAGAATTCCAAATGCCATCTTTCTTTCACACCAAAGGCATCATTCATCAAACTAGTTGTGTGgccactccacaacaaaatggagttgtgGAGAGAAAACACCAACACTTGCTTAATGTGGCTCGTGCTTTAAAATTTCAAGCTAGTCTCCCTCTTGAATATTGGAATGATTGTGTCTTAACAGCCACATATCTCATAAATCGGACTCCTAGTCCTTTACTTCAAAACAAGACaccatttgaaattttattcaaGACCCCACCCACTTATGCTCACTTAAAAGTGTTTGGAAGTCTTTGTTTTGCTGCCACCCTTTCCCAAGGTAGAAAAAAATTTGATCCCCGAGGTCGCATGTGCATTTTTCTTGGATATCCTTTTGGCACCAAAGGTTATAAATTACTTGACCTTAAGTCCAAAACCACCTTTATCTCTCGAGATGTACTCTTTCATGAGTCCATCTTCCCCTTTCAATCCTTGTCTCATCCCTCTCAAACTCCCTCCCTTGTCTTTACAAAACCCTTGCCCGACTCTCTTGATTTTCCTACCACTGCCTTTCCCCAACATCCAGCCACTTCACCTTCCATTTCAGCACCACAGTCATCACACCAACATATTGCTACATCCCACCATCCCCTCCCCTCTTCTCCTCATGATGACCCTTCCATTTCCACCCATGATACCCCACCTTCTCCTCCTCTTCGCAGGTCTAATAGAGTAAGGACAGCTCCACAATACTTGCAAGAATTTCACTGCCACCAGACTTCACTTTCAGCTCCTTCTCAATTGCTGTCCAAGTCTCCATCATCCTCTGTTGGTAATCCCTGCTCTCTAGCTAATTTTCTGacataccagaatttttctccaTCCTTTACTGCTTTTTCAAACTCCATTTCCATTGTTTCTGACCCAACAACTTACAAACAAGCTGTCAAACACCCTGGTTGGTGTCAAGCCATGAACTCTGAACTGTTAGCCTTAGAACAGAACCAAACTTGGATAATCACTGACTTACCTCCTGGAAAAGAGGCAATTGACTGTAAATACGTTtacaaaacaaaatttcatgCTGATGGATCTGTAGAAAGGTTGAAGGCAAGGCTTGTTGCCAAGGGATTCACACAACAAGAAGGGATAGATTATACGGAGACCTTTTCTCCAGTTGCAAAGCTTGTTACTGTCAGAGTTTTATTATCTGTAGCAGCAGTACAAGGCTGGACACTTCTCCAATTTGATGTTAACAACGCCTTCCTCCATGGCGATTTGGATGAGGAAATATATATGCGCAAACCTCCTGGTTATGACAAAGGAGGACCCACTCAAGTTTGCAAGCTTCTCAAGAGTATCtatggtcttaaacaagctTCCAGACAATGGTATTCtaaattctcttcctctcttattGCCTTTGGATTTGAGCAATCTAAAGCTGATTACAGCTTGTTTACTAAACTAGATGGTTCATCTTTCACTGCCTTACTagtttatgtagatgatattattGTGGCTGGTAACTGTTCCTCTTCCATTGCATCACTCAAATCTTTTCTGAACACTCAGTTTAAGATCAAAGATCTTGGTTGTTTGCgctattttcttggtttggaagtTGCAAGGTCTTCCAAAGGCATTCACTTAT
This genomic interval from Carya illinoinensis cultivar Pawnee chromosome 10, C.illinoinensisPawnee_v1, whole genome shotgun sequence contains the following:
- the LOC122279031 gene encoding thioredoxin-like protein CXXS1 isoform X3 encodes the protein MDGPGQEQHTKSRVVKVDSLESWEFYVAQATNKGCPIVVHFTAAWCMPSVAMNPFFEEVASSYPDVLFLTVDVDEVKEVATKLQIKAMPTFWLMRDGAPLDKLVGANPEETNERSSSKETRS
- the LOC122279031 gene encoding thioredoxin-like protein CXXS1 isoform X1; the protein is MDGPGQEQHTKSRVVKVDSLESWEFYVAQATNKGCPIVVHFTAAWCMPSVAMNPFFEEVASSYPDVLFLTVDVDEVKEVATKLQIKAMPTFWLMRDGAPLDKLVGANPEESSKDVSSKRPSIVDVVHCVWWRWRLTNKSPCSCASPPPFPIH
- the LOC122279030 gene encoding sulfite exporter TauE/SafE family protein 2-like, translated to MKNYQSLACFILPLILLIPFGHSHGKPTKSISVPLRSDRVLEKLYQWRNHQIESQLNQLIGLETPVVLAGVLCFIAASISSAGGIGGGGLFIPILTIVAGVDLKTASSLSAFMVTGGSAANVMCNLCNFSPKFGGKTLIDFDIALLSEPCMLLGVSIGVICNLVFPEWLITILFATFLAWSTSKTCQNGVFYWRMESEELLRRNGGGNLENGLTNENSSCGDESEGIKTALGVKGSGCNLRFPWMKMGVLVLVWLSFSVLYLLRGNRHGQGLIIQVEPCGLGYWIISSFQIPLAMVFTSWILCKEETVLKHQTSPNHEDEEDLQFRDGPSSKLVFPRMAFLAGVLGGFFGIGGGMLISPLLLQVGIVPEVTAATCSFMVFFSSTMSVFLYVLMGMEHMHTALIFAIICFAASLVGLVGVKRAIRRYGRASLVVFSVSIVMVLSTVLMTTFGALDVWRTYVSGKYMGFKLPC
- the LOC122279031 gene encoding thioredoxin-like protein CXXS1 isoform X2, encoding MDGPGQEQHTKSRVVKVDSLESWEFYVAQATNKGCPIVVHFTAAWCMPSVAMNPFFEEVASSYPDVLFLTVDVDEVKEVATKLQIKAMPTFWLMRDGAPLDKLVGANPEEVRKRIDSLVQSFRVDVA